The Sylvia atricapilla isolate bSylAtr1 chromosome 5, bSylAtr1.pri, whole genome shotgun sequence genome includes a window with the following:
- the CSNK1E gene encoding casein kinase I, producing the protein MELRVGNKYRLGRKIGSGSFGDIYLGANIATGEEVAIKLECVKTKHPQLHIESKFYKMMQGGVGIPSIKWCGAEGDYNVMVMELLGPSLEDLFNFCSRKFSLKTVLLLADQMISRIEYIHSKNFIHRDVKPDNFLMGLGKKGNLVYIIDFGLAKKYRDARTHQHIPYRENKNLTGTARYASINTHLGIEQSRRDDLESLGYVLMYFNLGSLPWQGLKAATKRQKYERISEKKMSTPIEVLCKGYPSEFSTYLNFCRSLRFDDKPDYSYLRQLFRNLFHRQGFSYDYVFDWNMLKFGAARNPEDMDRERREHEREERMGQLRGSATRALPPGPPAGATANRLRNVTEPMASTPTSRIQQSGNTSPRAISRVDRERKVSMRLHRGAPANVSSSDLTGRQEVSRISASQTSVPFDHLGK; encoded by the exons ATGGAGCTTCGAGTGGGAAACAAATACCGGCTGGGCAGAAAGATTGGCAGTGGTTCGTTTGGAGACATTTACCTAG GAGCCAATATTGCAACTGGTGAAGAAGTGGCCATCAAACTGGAATGTGTCAAAACCAAGCATCCCCAGCTCCACATTGAAAGCAAGTTCTACAAGATGATGCAGGGAGGAG tgGGTATCCCCTCCATTAAGTGGTGTGGAGCAGAGGGGGACTACAATGTGATGGTGATGGAACTCTTGGGGCCCAGCCTGGAAGATCTCTTCAACTTCTGTTCCCGCAAATTTAGTCTCAAGacagttctgctgctggcagaccAGATG ATCAGCCGTATTGAGTACATTCATTCTAAAAACTTCATCCATCGGGATGTGAAGCCAGACAACTTCCTTATGGGCCTTGGCAAAAAGGGCAACCTAGTATACATCATTGATTTTGGTTTGGCCAAGAAGTACCGAGACGCCCGGACCCACCAGCACATCCCTTATCGGGAAAACAAGAATCTGACTGGCACAGCCCGTTATGCCTCTATCAACACCCACCTGGGAATTG AACAAAGTCGCCGTGATGACCTGGAGAGCCTGGGTTATGTGCTCATGTATTTCAACCTGGGCTCgctgccctggcagggcctCAAGGCTGCCACCAAGCGCCAAAAGTACGAGAGGATCAGCGAGAAAAAGATGTCAACGCCCATCGAGGTGCTCTGCAAAGGGTACCCTT ctgaGTTCTCAACATACCTCAACTTCTGCCGTTCACTGAGGTTTGATGATAAACCTGACTACTCGTACCTGCGGCAACTCTTCCGCAACCTCTTCCACCGCCAAGGCTTCTCCTATGACTACGTCTTTGACTGGAACATGCTTAAATTT GGAGCAGCCCGGAACCCTGAGGATATGGATCGGGAGCGGCGAGAGCACGAGCGAGAGGAGAGGATGGGGCAACTCCGAGGGTCAGCCACACGAGCGCTGCCCCCTGGCCCACCTGCAGGAGCCACTGCCAACCGTCTTCGCAATGTCACTGAGCCCATGGCCTCCACCCCCACCTCCCGAATCCAGCAGTCCG GCAACACGTCCCCCAGAGCAATCTCAAGAGTGGACAGGGAGAGGAAGGTCAGCATGAGGTTACACAGAGGAGCTCCTGCCAACGTCTCCTCATCTGACCTCACAGGGCGGCAAGAAGTGTCACGGATTTCAGCATCACAG aCAAGTGTGCCATTTGATCACCTTGGGAAGTGA